A part of Drosophila bipectinata strain 14024-0381.07 chromosome 3L, DbipHiC1v2, whole genome shotgun sequence genomic DNA contains:
- the Mdr65 gene encoding multidrug resistance protein homolog 65 yields the protein MDRDEASTSTCEGKSLEEIPVAEGLEATQPVSFLSLFKFSTYWEIFWLFVGFVMCCIKALTLPAVVIIYSEFTSMLVDRAMMFGTSSKVHALPLFGGGKTLTNATQTENSEALYDDSISYGILLTIASVVMFISGIFSVDIFNMVALRQVTRMRIKLFTSVMRQDIGWHDLASKQNFTQSMVDDVEKIRDGISEKVGHFVYLVVGFIITVAISFAYGWKLTLAVSSYIPLVILVNYYVAKFQGKLTAREQESYAGAGNLAEEILSAIRTVVSFGGEKQEVERYENFLVPARKASQWKGAFSGLSDAVLKSMLYLSCAGAFWYGVNLIIDDRGVEDKEYTPAILMIAFFGIIVGADNIARTAPFLESFATARGCATNLFKVIDLTSKIDPLSTDGKILNYGLRGDVEFQDVFFRYPSRPEIIVHRGLNIRIKAGQTVALVGSSGCGKSTCVQLLQRFYDPVFGSVLLDDLDIRKYNIQWLRSNIAVVGQEPVLFLGTIAQNISYGRPGATQKDIEAAATQAGAHEFISNLPESYRTMIGERGSQLSGGQKQRIAIARALVQNPKILLLDEATSALDYQSEKQVQQALDLASKGRTTIVVSHRLSAIRGADKIVFIHDGKVLEEGSHDDLMTLEGAYYNMVRAGDIKLIDDVEKEDNIEEAKRKSLALYEKSFETSPLNFEKGQKNSVQFDEPIIKPSAKDTNAQVVEAPAEKPNFFRTFTRIIRLARPEWCYLILGTISAIAVGCLYPAFAIIFGEFYAALAEQNPEDALRRTAVLSWACLGLAFLTGLVCFLQTYLFNYAGIWLTTRMRAMTFKAMVSQEVGWFDDEDNSVGALSARLSGEAVGVQGAIGYPLSGMIQALSNFISSITVAMYYNWKLALLCLANCPIIIGSVILEAKMMSTALIREKQVIEEACRIATESITNIRTVAGLRREADVIREYTEEIQRVEVLIRQKLRWRGILNSTMQASGFFAYAVALCYGGVLVSEGQLPFQDIIKVSETLLYGSMMLAQSLAFTPAFSAALVAGHRLFQTLDRKPKIQSPMGTIKNTLAKQLNLFEGVRYRGIQFRYPTRPDAKILNGLDLEVLKGQTVALVGHSGCGKSTCVQLLQRYYDPDEGSIHIDHDDIQHDLTLQGVRSRLGIVSQEPTLFERTIAENIAYGDNGRSVPMAEIIAAAKSANAHSFIISLPNGYDTRMGARGTQLSGGQKQRIAIARALVRNPKILLLDEATSALDLQSEQLVQQALDSACSGRTCIVIAHRLSTVQNADVICVIQNGEVVEQGNHSQLISQGGIYAKLHKTQKDH from the exons ATGGATCGCGATGAGGCCTCCACCTCGACCTGCGAGGGCAAGTCACTGGAGGAGATACCCGTGGCGGAGGGCCTGGAGGCCACCCAGCCCGTCAGCTTCCTGAGCCTGTTCAAGTTCTCCACGTACTGGGAGATCTTCTGGCTCTTTGTCGGATTCGTAATGTGCTGCATCAAGGCTCTCACCTTGCCCGCCGTGGTCATCATCTACAGCGAGTTCACCTCCATGCTGGTAGACAGGGCCATGATGTTCGGGACCAGCTCCAAGGTCCATGCTCTGCCACTCTTTGGTGGTGGGAAAACGCT CACAAATGCCACTCAAACGGAAAATAGTGAAGCCCTCTACGACGACTCCATTTCTTATGGCATCCTTCTGACCATTGCCTCCGTGGTGATGTTTATTTCCGGAATCTTCTCGGTTGACATTTTCAACATGGTGGCTCTGCGTCAGGTTACCAGGATGAGGATCAAGCTCTTCACCTCCGTAATGCGTCAGGACATAGGATGGCACGACCTGGCCAGCAAACAGAACTTTACCCAGAGCATGGTGGA TGATGTGGAGAAGATACGCGACGGCATCTCTGAAAAAGTGGGCCACTTTGTTTATCTCGTTGTGGGCTTCATTATAACAGTGGCTATATCCTTTGCCTATGGCTGGAAACTAACCTTGGCAGTGAGCTCCTACATACCCCTAGTGATTTTGGTCAACTACTATGTGGCAAAG TTCCAAGGGAAACTGACTGCCCGGGAGCAAGAGTCCTACGCGGGAGCTGGTAACCTGGCAGAGGAAATCCTGAGTGCCATTCGCACAGTTGTATCCTTTGGAGGTGAAAAGCAGGAAGTGGAGAGGTATGAAAACTTTCTGGTGCCCGCCCGCAAGGCTAGCCAGTGGAAAGGAGCCTTTTCTGGTCTGAGTGATGCTGTCCTGAAGTCCATGCTCTATCTCTCCTGTGCCGGAGCCTTCTGGTACGGAGTGAATCTCATTATAGACGACCGCGGCGTTGAGGACAAGGAATACACCCCAGCTATCCTGATGATC GCCTTCTTCGGTATTATTGTGGGCGCGGATAACATAGCCAGGACTGCACCCTTTCTAGAGTCTTTTGCCACGGCCCGGGGCTGTGCCACAAACCTGTTCAAAGTCATCGATCTGACCTCCAAGATCGATCCTCTCTCCACTGATGGCAAGATCCTAAATTACGGGCTTCGGGGCGACGTGGAGTTCCAGGATGTCTTCTTCCGCTATCCCTCCCGACCCGAGATCATTGTCCATCGGGGCCTGAATATTAGAATCAAAGCGGGCCAAACGGTGGCTCTGGTGGGGTCCTCCGGCTGTGGAAAGTCCACCTGCGTCCAGCTGCTCCAGCGGTTCTACGATCCCGTGTTTGGTTCTGTACTGCTGGATGATCTTGACATCAGAAAGTACAACATTCAGTGGCTCCGTTCGAACATAGCCGTGGTGGGTCAGGAGCCAGTGCTCTTTTTGGGCACCATAG CGCAAAACATTAGCTACGGCAGGCCGGGGGCAACTCAGAAAGATATTGAAGCGGCTGCTACTCAGGCGGGAGCTCATGAATTTATTAGTAACCTTCCGGAG AGCTACCGCACAATGATCGGGGAGCGGGGATCCCAGCTGTCTGGTGGCCAGAAGCAGCGCATTGCCATCGCCCGAGCCCTGGTCCAGAATCCCAAAATCCTGCTCCTGGACGAAGCGACCTCCGCTTTGGACTACCAGTCAGAGAAACAAGTTCAGCAGGCCTTGGACTTAGCCAGCAAGGGAAGAACCACGATTGTGGTGTCCCATCGATTGTCTGCCATTCGCGGAGCGGATAAAATCGTATTCATTCATGACGGAAAGGTCCTCGAAGAGGGCTCCCACGATGATCTAATGACCTTGGAGGGGGCCTACTACAACATGGTTCGTGCTGGCGATATCAAATTGATCGACGATGTGGAAAAAGAGGACAATATTGAGGAAGCCAAAC GCAAAAGCCTGGCTTTGTATGAGAAGTCTTTTGAGACGAGTCCTTTGAACTTTGAAAAGGGTCAAAAGAACAGCGTCCAGTTCGACGAGCCCATAATAAAGCCCAGTGCCAAGGACACTAATGCTCAGGTCGTGGAAGCCCCGGCTGAGAAGCCGAACTTCTTCCGCACATTCACCAGGATTATACGACTTGCCCGTCCGGAGTGGTGCTACCTCATCCTGGGCACCATTAGTGCCATAGCCGTGGGCTGCTTGTATCCTGCCTTTGCCATCATTTTTGGTGAATTCTATGCAGCTCTTGCGGAACAGAACCCGGAGGATGCCCTAAGGAGAACAGCAGTGCTTTCGTGGGCGTGTTTGGGCCTGGCCTTCTTGACAGGATTGGTGTGCTTCCTGCAAACGTACCTGTTCAACTACGCCGGAATTTGGCTCACGACCAGGATGCGAGCCATGACGTTTAAAGCCATGGTTAGCCAGGAAGTTGGCTGGTTCGACGACGAAGATAACTCAGTGGGAGCCCTGTCAGCCCGGCTGTCCGGCGAGGCAGTTGGAGTCCAGGGAGCCATTGGCTATCCCCTGAGCGGCATGATCCAGGCCTTGTCCAATTTCATCTCCAGTATCACCGTTGCCATGTACTACAACTGGAAGTTGGCCTTGTTGTGCTTGGCCAATTGCCCCATAATTATAGGTTCCGTCATCCTGGAAGCCAA AATGATGTCCACGGCCCTAATTAGGGAGAAGCAGGTCATCGAGGAGGCCTGCCGCATTGCCACGGAGTCTATAACGAATATTCGCACCGTGGCCGGCTTAAGACGGGAGGCGGACGTTATCCGGGAGTACACGGAGGAGATCCAGCGGGTGGAGGTGCTCATTAGACAGAAGCTGCGATGGCGCGGAATTCTCAACTCAACCATGCAGGCTTCGGGCTTCTTCGCCTATGCGGTTGCTCTTTGTTACGGCGGTGTTCTGGTTTCTGAGGGTCAGCTTCCCTTCCAGGATATCATCAA GGTCTCTGAAACCCTCTTGTACGGATCCATGATGCTGGCCCAATCCCTGGCCTTTACGCCCGCTTTCTCCGCCGCTCTGGTGGCCGGCCATCGTCTCTTCCAGACCCTGGACCGCAAACCCAAGATCCAGTCTCCCATGGGCACTATCAAAAATACTCTGGCGAAGCAATTGAATCTCTTCGAGGGAGTTCGGTATCGTGGAATTCAGTTCCGATACCCCACGCGCCCAGATGCCAAGATTCTGAACGGCTTAGATCTAGAGGTGCTCAAAGGTCAGACCGTAGCCTTGGTGGGCCATTCCGGGTGCGGCAAGTCCACATGTGTCCAGCTGCTGCAGCGCTATTACGATCCCGATGAGGGCAGTATT CACATTGACCACGACGATATCCAGCATGACCTCACCTTGCAAGGAGTGAGGTCCCGACTGGGCATTGTTTCCCAGGAGCCCACACTCTTTGAGCGTACCATTGCCGAAAACATAGCCTACGGAGACAATGGCCGATCGGTGCCCATGGCCGAGATAATTGCAGCTGCCAAGAGCGCCAATGCCCACAGCTTCATAATTTCCCTCCCCAATGGCTATGATACCCGGATGGGAGCCCGGGGCACTCAGTTGTCCGGCGGACAGAAACAACGCATCGCTATTGCCCGGGCCCTGGTGAGGAACCCCAAGATTCTCCTTCTGGACGAAGCCACCTCTGCTCTGGACTTGCAGAGCGAGCAGTTGGTGCAACAGGCCCTGGACTCTGCCTGTTCCGGAAGGACCTGCATCGTAATAGCCCATCGTCTGTCCACTGTCCAGAATGCGGATGTGATCTGTGTCATCCAGAACGGTGAGGTAGTGGAGCAGGGCAACCACAGTCAGCTAATTTCCCAAGGCGGGATCTACGCCAAGCTGcataaaacccaaaaagaTCACTGA
- the LOC108129173 gene encoding multidrug resistance protein homolog 65 encodes MSENRDDVRNEEDDESTPETKKKDKSKKKSEPIVNYTQLFRYMSGWDYVLLVSAFVGAFLQSLVYPIAIVVYSELVAMFIDRTLGHGTSSDTIGLPLFGGGKILTNATHEENMEELRKDSVSFGILMTLNTLLMLFSGMYYVDAFNRLALRITVRIRREFFKATLRQEVGWHDMAKDQNFAVRITDNMEKIRSGIAENLGHYVDIMCEVVISVALSFIYGWKLALAIVFYIPLTLFVNSAVAHYQGKLTAKEQSSYVRASSVVEEVIGAIRTVVAFGGERSESERYDTLLKPALKAGKWKGVFSGLSDTVMKAMLFITGAGAFWYGANLILYYRDPAIPIEEREYTPAVVMIVISGIIVSANQISRTSPFLETFAMARGSATAIFEVIDRVSLIDPLSKAGKILNYGLKGRIEFRDVFFRYPAREDVIVLRGLNVVVEEGQTVALVGPSGCGKSTCIQLLQRFYDPVFGQVLLDGEDVRKYNLKWLRSNIAVVGQEPVLFQGTIGENIRHGKPEATQKEVEDAAKAANAHDFIIALHKGYDTDISEKGVQLSGGQRQRIAIARALIQQPKILLLDEATSALDYHAEKLVQAALDKACKGRTTLVVSHRLSAIRHAHRIVYIDNGKAVEQGTHEELMKLEGFYHKMVTVHSYDDSAEELLNELEEEAELKERKMSYEVEQFQLGTRNSVVSLEKNAEFQMKHLNGHKHQVEEETSEEETPSGNYVRTFFRILGWARPEWSFLVIGAICAGIYGVTMPVFSIVLAELYGSLAKPTDEEVLDQSASMAIISLVIGVAAGVVCFIQTFFFNLAGVWLTMRMRSKTFSCIMHQEMGWFDRKDNSIGALSARLSGDAASVQGAIGFPLSNIIQAFTNFICSVSIAFPYSWELALICLSTSPFMIASIVFEARFGEKSAIKEKTVLEETSRIATETIAQIRTVAGLRREEELIKIYDQEVERYRVQILSRLKWRGLVNSLGKSLMFFGYAVTLTYGGHMCADGDIKFETIMKIANTMLYGLFILAQSLAFTPAFNAALLSANRMYEIIDRKPQILSPDSLEIQQNGNVTAFKTNVVQQGVSYRGLNFAYPSRPHLKVLHDFNLDIQQGQTVALVGASGSGKSTCVQLLMRYYDPDEGKILIDQESIHHDMDLKTLRRRLGIVSQEPSLFEKSIADNIGYGDTTRKVPMQQIIEAAKMANAHEFIMSLPAQYETVLGSKGTQLSGGQKQRIAIARAMVRNPKILLLDEATSALDFQSEKVVQQALDSACSGRTCIVIAHRLSTVQNANVICVIQAGRIMEHGTHAQLLAKNGIYAKLYRSQTKAS; translated from the exons ATGTCTGAGAACCGCGACGATGTCAGGAacgaggaggacgacgagTCCACGCCGGAGACCAAGAAGAAGGATAAGTCCAAAAAGAAGTCCGAGCCCATAGTCAACTATACGCAACTGTTCCGGTACATGTCCGGATGGGACTATGTCCTGCTCGTGTCAGCTTTTGTGGGAGCCTTCCTCCAGTCCCTGGTCTACCCCATTGCCATTGTGGTGTACAGTGAGCTGGTGGCCATGTTCATCGACAGAACCCTGGGCCATGGCACCAGCTCGGACACCATTGGATTGCCCCTCTTCGGAGGTGGCAAAATACT CACAAATGCCACCCACGAAGAGAACATGGAGGAGCTGCGAAAGGACAGCGTGTCCTTTGGCATACTTATGACCCTGAACACCCTGCTTATGCTTTTCTCCGGAATGTATTACGTGGATGCCTTCAACCGATTGGCCCTTAGGATCACTGTCCGCATTCGCAGGGAGTTTTTCAAGGCCACTTTGAGGCAAGAAGTCGGGTGGCATGACATGGCCAAAGATCAAAACTTTGCCGTCCGCATAACAGA CAATATGGAGAAAATTCGCAGTGGCATAGCCGAAAACCTGGGACACTATGTCGACATTATGTGTGAGGTTGTGATAAGCGTGGCTCTATCCTTCATAtacggatggaaattggcgtTGGCGATTGTTTTCTATATACCTCTAACCCTTTTTGTGAACTCAGCCGTGGCCCAT TACCAAGGAAAGCTCACGGCCAAGGAACAGAGCTCGTACGTCCGGGCGAGTTCAGTGGTGGAGGAGGTGATCGGAGCCATTCGCACCGTGGTGGCCTTTGGTGGAGAAAGATCGGAGTCGGAGCGATACGACACCCTGCTAAAGCCCGCCCTCAAGGCCGGAAAGTGGAAAGGAGTCTTTTCCGGCCTAAGTGACACCGTGATGAAGGCCATGCTGTTTATCACGGGAGCTGGAGCGTTCTGGTACGGAGCCAACTTGATCCTCTACTACCGAGATCCGGCGATTCCAATCGAGGAGCGGGAGTACACCCCGGCTGTTGTGATGATTGTGATATCGGGCATCATCGTGAGTGCGAATCAAATATCGCGGACATCGCCTTTCCTGGAAACTTTTGCCATGGCCCGGGGATCGGCGACGGCTATCTTCGAGGTGATCGATCGAGTGTCCCTCATCGATCCCCTATCGAAGGCGGGTAAAATCCTAAACTACGGCCTAAAGGGCAGGATTGAGTTCCGAGACGTTTTCTTCCGCTATCCTGCCAGGGAGGACGTGATAGTCCTGCGAGGCCTCAACGTAGTAGTGGAAGAAGGGCAAACGGTCGCCCTGGTAGGCCCTTCTGGCTGCGGCAAGTCTACGTGCATTCAGCTGCTCCAGCGTTTCTATGATCCTGTGTTCGGACAAGTCCTTTTGGATGGCGAGGATGTCAGGAAATATAACCTTAAATGGCTGAGATCCAATATTGCGGTTGTGGGACAGGAACCTGTGCTCTTTCAGGGCACAATTGGAGAGAACATCCGGCATGGGAAACCGGAAGCGACCCAAAAGGAAGTAGAAGATGCCGCCAAAGCAGCCAATGCCCATGACTTTATTATAGCTCTTCACAAG GGCTACGATACGGATATCAGCGAAAAGGGCGTCCAGCTCTCCGGTGGACAACGCCAGCGCATAGCCATTGCGCGAGCCCTCATCCAGCAGCCCAAGATCCTGTTGCTGGACGAAGCTACTTCTGCATTGGACTACCACGCGGAAAAGCTGGTCCAGGCCGCCCTAGACAAAGCCTGTAAGGGCAGAACCACTCTGGTGGTCTCCCACCGCTTGTCCGCCATCCGGCACGCCCATCGAATCGTGTACATTGACAATGGCAAGGCCGTGGAGCAGGGAACACACGAGGAGCTGATGAAGCTGGAAGGATTCTACCACAAAATGGTCACCGTCCACTCCTACGACGACTCTGCCGAGGAACTCCTCAATGAGCTGGAGGAAGAGGCCGAGTTAAAGGAACGAAAAATGTCCTACGAAGTGGAACAGTTCCAGTTGGGAACTCGAAACTCCGTCGTTTCTCTTGAGAAGAATGCCGAGTTCCAGATGAAGCACCTGAATGGTCACAAGCACCAGGTTGAAGAAGAAACCTCGGAGGAAGAGACTCCCTCTGGAAATTATGTGCGCACCTTCTTCCGAATTTTGGGTTGGGCCCGTCCAGAGTGGAGTTTCCTTGTCATTGGCGCCATTTGTGCGGGTATTTATGGAGTTACCATGCCGGTGTTCTCCATTGTGCTTGCAGAACTGTACGGATCCCTGGCCAAGCCCACGGACGAGGAGGTCCTGGACCAGAGTGCCTCCATGGCCATTATTTCACTGGTGATTGGAGTGGCCGCAGGAGTGGTGTGCTTCATCCAGACATTTTTCTTCAATCTCGCCGGCGTCTGGCTAACCATGAGAATGCG TTCAAAGACCTTTAGCTGCATCATGCACCAGGAAATGGGTTGGTTTGACCGCAAGGACAACAGCATTGGAGCCCTTTCGGCTCGTCTCTCCGGAGACGCTGCCAGTGTCCAGGGAGCCATTGGGTTTCCCCTCAGCAACATCATCCAGGCCTTCACCAACTTCATCTGCAGCGTGTCCATTGCCTTTCCCTACTCCTGGGAGCTGGCCCTGATCTGCCTGAGCACCTCGCCTTTCATGATCGCCTCGATTGTGTTCGAAGCCCGTTTTGGCGAAAAGTCGGCCATCAAGGAGAAGACTGTCCTGGAGGAAACCAGTCGCATAGCCACTGAGACCATTGCCCAAATCCGAACAGTCGCCGGTCTCCGCAGAGAGGAGGAACTAATCAAGATCTATGACCAGGAAGTAGAGCGATATCGGGTACAAATCCTGAGCCGCCTAAAATGGAGGGGTCTTGTAAACTCCTTGGGAAAGTCTTTGATGTTCTTCGGATACGCGGTGACTTTAACTTACGGAGGACACATGTGTGCCGATGGAGATATCAAGTTTGAAACAATTATGAA AATAGCCAACACCATGCTGTATGGGCTCTTTATTTTGGCCCAATCCCTGGCATTTACTCCCGCCTTCAATGCAGCCCTTCTCTCCGCAAACCGCATGTACGAGATCATTGATCGGAAACCCCAGATCTTATCCCCGGATTCTCTTGAGATCCAGCAGAATGGCAACGTAACAGCCTTCAAGACAAATGTTGTCCAGCAAGGCGTCAGCTATCGGGGCCTCAACTTTGCATATCCCTCGAGGCCACACCTGAAAGTCCTGCATGACTTCAATCTGGACATCCAGCAGGGTCAGACTGTGGCCTTGGTGGGAGCCTCCGGATCAGGAAAATCCACCTGCGTTCAGTTATTGATGCGGTACTACGATCCGGACGAGGGAAAGATT CTCATTGACCAGGAAAGTATTCACCATGATATGGATCTGAAAACACTGCGACGTCGTCTGGGCATTGTGTCCCAAGAACCTTCCCTCTTCGAAAAATCCATAGCTGATAACATAGGTTACGGGGACACGACCAGAAAGGTTCCAATGCAACAAATCATTGAGGCGGCCAAAATGGCCAATGCCCATGAGTTCATCATGTCGCTGCCCGCCCAATATGAGACGGTGTTGGGCTCCAAGGGCACACAGCTCTCAGGAGGCCAGAAACAGAGGATTGCCATTGCCCGGGCCATGGTGAGAAATCCCAAAATTCTGCTGCTGGATGAAGCCACCTCTGCGCTTGATTTCCAAAGTGAAAAG GTGGTTCAACAGGCCCTGGACTCGGCCTGTTCGGGACGAACTTGCATCGTTATAGCCCACCGGCTATCCACGGTTCAGAATGCCAATGTGATTTGCGTGATCCAAGCCGGAAGGATAATGGAACACGGAACACACGCCCAACTCCTGGCCAAGAATGGCATCTACGCGAAGCTGTATCGGAGCCAAACAAAAGCATCTTGA
- the LOC108129088 gene encoding uncharacterized protein produces MKVVIFCLIWLVCSQGESVPLKPCPLETSCGKVDSSDEVCGLDEELGCIRKYPSRCHLNIAACQAKKNFTDYSNVYCSMEAYACEQSPTYERWTIFFGYEND; encoded by the exons ATGAAAGTGGTAATATTTTGCCTAATTTGGCTAG TCTGCTCCCAAGGTGAAAGTGTTCCATTAAAGCCTTGTCCTTTGGAGACTAGTTGCGGAAAGGTGGACAGCTCCGATGAAGTTTGTGGTTTGGACGAAGAGTTGGGATGCATCCGGAAATACCCCTCCAGGTGCCATTTAAATATTGCCGCTTGCCAAGCGAAAAAAA ATTTTACCGACTATAGCAACGTTTACTGTTCCATGGAGGCCTACGCATGCGAACAGTCCCCCACCTACGAGCGATGGACTATCTTTTTTGGATATGAAAACGACTAG
- the LOC108129089 gene encoding uncharacterized protein yields the protein MSTASLTFYMISLFFICAVSLSAGMPTRRPISELSIQEREELYRQTPPVPDERLADAELDSAYETFNLRPRKPTENPARM from the exons ATGAGCACCGCGTCGCTTACCTTCTATATGATCAGTCTGTTCTTCATCTGCG CCGTCAGTTTGAGTGCGGGCATGCCAACCAGGAGACCCATATCGGAACTATCCATCCAGGAACGCGAGGAGCTGTACCGCCAAACACCTCCAGTTCCCGACGAGCGACTGGCCGACGCCGAATTGGATAGTGCCTATGAAACGTTCAACCTGAGACCTCGAAAACCCACGGAAAACCCCGCTAGAATGTAA
- the LOC108129087 gene encoding uncharacterized protein, with translation MTSTLKMTVLFLIGCLLMATITALPFDRYSREDDERLNEVSGEWFRKPILRLDRLFSSAERPSESRKSVVRPTRNDRAESTESSKHAHSMITTMLGFVNSAINFGRSFLRD, from the exons ATGACCTCTACACTCAAGATGACCGTGCTTTTCCTTATCGGCTGCCTGCTCATGGCGACGA tCACTGCCCTGCCCTTCGACCGGTACAGCCGGGAGGATGACGAACGCCTCAACGAAGTCAGTGGGGAATGGTTCCGCAAACCCATCCTCAGGCTGGACCGACTTTTCAGCAGTGCCGAAAGGCCGTCGGAAAGCCGGAAATCCGTGGTCCGACCCACCAGGAACGACAGAGCCGAGTCTACGGAGAGCTCCAAGCACGCCCATTCCATGATCACCACTATGCTCGGATTTGTGAACAGCGCCATCAACTTTGGCAGATCCTTTCTCCGGGACTAA
- the LOC108129107 gene encoding uncharacterized protein has protein sequence MVLLKVIKYLVGCVARVCNELSQNMCSLNKMFKYHLLEVS, from the exons ATGGTGCTGCTGAAAGTGATCAAGTATCTAGTGG GCTGCGTGGCGCGAGTCTGCAACGAGTTGTCCCAGAATATGTGTTCCCTGAACAAAATGTTCAAGTACCACCTCCTGGAGGTCAGCTGA